ATCAGCGACGCGCAGGCCGACATGCCGACCGGCCCGGTGACACACCGAAAGGCCTGGATCGAGATGATCCACCGCTACCTGGCCACCGGCGTTGGCGTGCTCATCACGGTGCTGGCACTGTCGAGCTGGCTGGCCAGCCGGCGGGCGCCGCTGTCGCCCTGGTGGGCCACCGCGACGCTCGCCTGGGTCTGCGTGCAGGGTGCGTTCGGCGCATTGACCGTGACCTGGAAGCTGTATCCGGCCATTGTCACGGCCCACCTGCTGGGCGGGTTGGTCCTGCTCGCGCTGCTGGCGGCGCAAGCCCAGTTCTATCGCGGCCGCGGCCTGCGCCTGGGCAGCGGCTTGCGGGCCGGTGTCTGGGCCGTCTTTGCGCTGGCCTGGTTGCAGGTGGCGCTGGGCGGCTGGGTCAGCACCAACTACGCCGTGCTCGCCTGCACCGACTTCCCCACCTGCCACGGCGGCTGGTGGCCGGAGATGGACTTCGAGCATGGCTTTGCCATCGCCCGTGAGCTGGGTGCCGGCCGCGACGGCGGCTTCCTGCCGTTTGCCGCCCTCACTGCCATCCACTACACCCACCGGTTGAGTGCCTACCTGGTGTTTGCAGCGCTGGCGCTGCTGGCGTGGCGGCTGTGGGCCGCCAGCCGCAGCGAGCCGCAGGCGCGCCGCTATGCGCTGGCCCTGCTTGGCTGCGGCGTGTGGCAGGCCGCCACCGGCATCAGCAACATCGTGCTCGGCTGGCCGCTGCTGGCCGCGGTGCTGCACACCGGCGGCGCAGCGGTGCTCATCGCGGTGCTGACCGTGATGTTGGCGCGCGCCCATATCGCGGTGGCCGGCGTGCCGGCCGCCCGGAGCCGCCCGTCCGTCGCCGGACTGGCCTCTTCGCACCACCCCTAGAATGCCTGCCTCCACCCCCATCGCCATGCCCGGAACGATCGCCAGCACCCACTCGCCGCCCTCGCGCGTCGCGCAGTTCTATGCGCTGACCAAGCCGCGGGTGGTGCAACTCATCGTCTTTTGCGCCGTCATCGGCATGTTCCTGGCCGTGCCGGGCCTGCCCGACTGGCAACCGGCGCTGGCGGCCACGGTCGGCATCTGGCTGGTGGCCGGGGCGGCGGCGGCCTTCAACTGCCTGGTGGAGCAGCACATCGATGCCAAGATGCAGCGCACCGCCTGGCGGCCCACCGCCAAGGGCGAGCTGACGAACAGCCAGACGCTGCTGTTTTCCGGCGTGCTGTGTGGCGCCGGCATGTTGCTGCTGTACCTGCTGGTGAACCCGCTGACGATGTGGCTGACCTTTGCCACCTTTGTCGGCTATGCCGTCATCTACACGGTGGTGCTGAAGCCGCTGACGCCACAGAACATCGTGATCGGCGGCGCCTCGGGCGCGATGCCGCCGGTGCTGGGCTGGGCCGCGCTGCGCGGTGAGGTCGGGCCCGAGGCGCTGATGCTCTTCCTCATCATCTTCTTGTGGACGCCGCCGCATTTCTGGGCCCTGGCACTGTACCGGGCGGAGGACTACCGCAAGTCGGGCCTGCCGATGCTGCCGGTCACCCACGGCTCGGAATTCACGCGGCTGAACGTGCTGCTCTACACCTTCGTGCTGTTCGCGGCCACGCTGCTGCCCTTCGTCTACGGCATGAGCGGCTGGATCTACCTGGCGTCGGCCATGGTGCTGGGCGGCTGGTTCATCGCCTATGGCTGGCGGCTGTGGCGCAACTACTCGGACCAGCTGGCGCGCCGCACCTTCCGCTTCTCGATCCTGCACCTGGCGCTGCTGTTTGCCGCGCTGCTGGTTGACCACTACCTGAGGCCCTGGCTCTGATGCAACGTCGATCCCTCATCCTGTCCGTGGCGACGGTGGCGCTGGCCGGCATGGTCGGTTGCCAGCAGCGAGCCGCCTTCAACAGCGTGGACCTCACCGGCGCCGACTACGGCCATGGTTTCAGCCTGACCGACCACAACGGCCAGCCCCGCACGCTGGCCGACTTCAAGGGCAAGCTTGTCGCGGTCTTCTTCGGCTTCACGCAGTGTCCCGACGTCTGCCCGACGGCGCTGGCCGAGCTGGCGGAAACGAAGCGCCTGCTCGGCGCCGAGGGGGACAAGCTGCAGGCGGTGTTCATCACGGTCGACCCGGAGCGCGACACGGCTCCGGTCCTCAAGGCCTACATGCAGGGCTTCGACCCGAGCTTCGTCGCGCTGCGCGGCTCGGCAGAGCAGACCGCCGCGGTGGCCCGCGAGTTCAAGGTGTTCTACGCCAAGGTCCCGGGCAAGACGCCCGACACCTACACGATGGACCATACCGCCGGTGTCTATGTCTTCGACACCGAAGGCAAGCTGCGCCTGTTCTCGCGCCATGCCGCGGGTGCGGCTGCACTGGCGGCCGACATGAAGCAGTTGCTGGCGCAGTCGTGAGGCGTTCCCGGGCCGCTGGCGCCGCCCGGTGAGGCTCAGAGCCGGTCGTCGTTGCGGCGTGCCGGCCGCATGCGCCACACCAGGGCCACCAGGCCCAGTCCAGCCAGCGCCCAGGTGCCCGGTTCGGGGACCGGGGCCAGCGTGAATTCGGCCTGCGTGCGGCCCGCCTGGGCAAGGTCGCCCGACAGGAAGGCACCGGCCCGCAGCGAGGCGCTCAGCGTGTAGCGCCCGGCCTGCAGGTTGAGCAGCTGCGAGAACGAGCGGCGCACCACACCGTCGTCGCCGACCACCAGGGTGTCGGCCCAGATCACCCGGCCGTCATCGGTGGCAAGCAGGAACTGGAAGTCCTCGCTGCGGTCGCGCAGCACGGCGCTGTTCATCGTCAGCCGGACATCCTGCGCGGCATCGAGCTCGAAACGCTGCGTGAAATCGACCGATGCGCCGGCACTGCCTTCGGCCTGGACGTCGGCGCTGCCGCTGCTCACATTCGCATCGGCAAGGCCGCTGAAGCGGATGCTGTCGGGCCCGAGGCTGGAGAACTGCTCGGCGCGGCCTTGTGCGTAGGCCCAGCCGTCGGGCAGCTCCAGGGCCAGCCCGGCGTTGAGGCGGGCGGGACCGACATCGGCCTCGGAGGTGGCGGCCGACTGGCGGTCTTCGTCGTGGCGGGTCGCTCCGCTCTCGAGGTGGACCGCGGCGACACGACCGTAGATGCTGGCCGAGCGTGCCTGGCTCAGCGTCTCGAAGGTCGCGGCCCGCGCGCTGGCCGCGCCCGCGCAGCAAGCGAAGGCGACAAGGAAAGCAGCCAGCGGCACGGGCGGCCGGGCCCAAGAGGTGACATTCATCGAAATTCCCTGCGGTGCTGGGTGGACCGAAGGGTAGCCGTGCTGTGGCCGGCACACCGAGGGCGGCTGCGAAACAAGGTGAAATGATCGCCAGCGCGAGCAACGACCGGGATGAAAAAAGCCGCCTCGCGGCGGCTTTGCAGCACTTGGCGCCAGGCCTCAGGAGGCGAATTCGCCCAGTGACTTGCGCATCTTCTTCATCGCCGCGACCTCGATCTGGCGAATGCGCTCGGCGCTGACGCCGTATTCGGACGCGAGCTCATGCAGCGTCATGCCGCCGGAGCCGTCGTCGTTGACCTTCAGCCAGCGTTCCTCGACGATGCGGCGGCTGCGGTCGTCCAGTGCGCCCAGCGCGTTGGCGATGCCGTCGGTGGCCAGCACATCGCGGCGCTGCGATTCCATCACCCGGGTCGGCTCGCTGCTCTCGTCGGCGAGGTAGGCGATCGGTGCATAGCTCTCTTCACCGTCGTCCACCGTCGGCTCGAGGGCCACGTCGCCGCCGGACAGGCGGGTTTCCATCTCCGTGACTTCCTCGCGCTTGACGTTCAGCTCGCGGGCCACGGTGTCGATCTCGCGGTCGGTGAGCGTGCTGCGGTGGACTTCGGCGTCAGCCGCCTCCTCCTTCAGGCTCTGCTTCATCGAGCGCAGGTTGAAGAACAGCTTGCGCTGCGCCTTGGTCGTCGCGACCTTGACCATGCGCCAGTTCTTCAGGATGTATTCGTGGATCTCGGCCTTGATCCAGTGCAGGGCATAGCTGACCAGCCGCACGCCCTGTTCAGGGTCGTAGCGCTTGACGGCCTTCATCAGGCCCACGTTGCCTTCCTGGATCAGGTCGCCGTGCGGCAGGCCGTAGCCGAGGTACTGCCGCGATACCGAGACCACCAGGCGCAGGTGCGACAGCACCAGCTTCCCGGCGGCGTGCAGGTCGTTGTGCTCGCGGAACTGGCGGGCGTAGGTCTTCTCTTCTTCCTGCGTCAGCATCGGCAGCCGGTTGACCGCCGAGATGTAGGCGTCCAGGTTGCCGAGGGAGGGCACCAGACTCCAAGGGTCACGGACAGCGAGTGCGTTGGCAGATGAGACGTTCATGGCAAGCGTAGACATGCCAGCACCTCCTTTAGTTCCTTCAAATATTAGCACTCGATGAGATGAAGTGCTAAAGAGGGTGTTTGGAATTGCATCTCTCACATTGATCTGAAAAAACTATCGAAGTTCCCTGCTGGCAGGCCCCTCCTGCGCTCAGGGTTGCCTGCTCGCGGGCATTCCCGTCATCGTCCGGATGAAGTGGGTAGTTGCAAACCGGTCCGGGGCGGCTGGCGCCTCATGAATGCGGGCTCAGCGCCGCCCGTTCCTGTCGACCGGTCCCCCGTGGCTGGTGCAAGGCCGGGCCGAACCGGGCCGTGCGATTCTCCGAGGGCCGTACTGTGTTGGGCCAGGCGCCCCGGCTGCCCGGGCTCGGCGGAGGCGCTCCGCGGCAACCCGTTCGCAGCGGGAAGTTCAGGGCGACTCGCTGCGCCAGCCGCAGCGGCCAGGCAGCTGCGATGCCACTGCTCGTTCACCGGCAGGCGCTGGCCCTCGCACGAGCCGGGCCGTCCGGCGCGGGTTGGGCCGTTTCACGGGCCGGCTCGGCGGTGGCCCCGGATCGCGGTCGGGGCGAATCCGAACCGCTGGCGGAACCGGATGGCGAATCGGGAGGCCGATTCGTACCCCACCGCCGAGGCGATGTGGGCCACCGGGTGGTCGGTCGATTGAAGCAGCGTCATCGCGCAGGACATGCGGACGTCGGCAAGCAGGTCTGCGAAGCCGGTTCCTTCCACCCCCAGCCTTCTTCGCAGCGTGGCCTCGCTCATCGCCAGTCGAGCGGCGACCGCCGGCATCGTCCACGCCGCAGAAGGCGATGCGGCGAACAGCCGGCGCAACTGTGACGCTGTGGTGGTGTGCGGGGTGGCGAACCGAACGCCGGCGACAGACAGCCACACCAGCAGTTCGGCCAGCCGGTGGCGTGCCACTTCCTCTGGAAAGCTGGAAACGTCGGTCACGCCGGCCACGGCATGGTCGACGGCAGCGACGAACCCGGTCCCGACCTGCTGGAGGACCCGGGCTCCCGACAGTGGCCGGCCGGCCGGGCCTGGCGGCTCGAAGCCTTCGATGATGGCGGTGTCCCAGACAAGCCAGCGGGCTTCGTAGAGGCCTGCAGCAGACAGCCGGTTCGACACGTCGAAGGATTGCCCTCCTGCGACGGCAATGGCGTCACCGCCGTGAAGGGTCCATCGCTGGCCCGCCGATTCGAGCGACTTCGTCCCGTGCAGCAAGACGATGAGCGCGGGGCTGTCGACCACCACCCGGCTGAACCGGAGGGTCGTACGCTGCACGACGTTCGCCGTCAGCCCGACGCCCGGGCGGACAGCAAGGCACCTCACTCCGCTGGCCATCGTCGAACGAGCGCTATGACGGCAGCCGATGGATGGCACAGAGCTTGTGGCCATCCGGGTCACGGACGTAGGCGAGGTAGTAGGCGCCGTGCGGGTCCTCGCGCACGCCCGGAGGGGCCTCTATGGAGGTGCCGCCGTGTGCCACTGCCGCATCGTGGAAGGCGTGCACCTGCCCAGGCGAGTCACACCTGAACGCGAGGGTGCTCCCGTTTGCGGCGGTCGCCGGCTCGTCATCGATCGGTTGGGTCACGCCCAGCGTGCTGCCGTTGTGGCGGTAGAAGAGCCGAACATGGCCCGACGCCGCCGTGTTCCGGACGGGCTCGCCAGCGCCGAGAACACCCAGGACAGCGTCGTAGAACCGCTTCGATCGTTCGAGGTCATTGCTTCCCACCATGACGTGATTGAGCATTCGGTCTCCTTGCTTGCGAAGCTGGCAGTCGGGGCAGTGTAGGCGCCGAAATGGAAGCGAAGCGGCCCGTTTTCCATCAAGTTTGGTGCTCGATCGCTCATCGTTTGGCGGTTCACCTTACCTTCCGGGTGGGCGTCCCGGCCTTCGGCAAGCCCTTGCCAGGCGGGCAAACGCGCCGGGCACGGCAGCTTGGGGGCAGGCCGACGCGCCGGTGCGGGCGCCGGCCTTTGGGCGGATGGAAGGCGCAAGGCGCCGGATGCGGTGAGGGCATGCGCCGCAGGCAGCGAGCAGCCGCTGCCACGGGGTCGGCGGGATCCGTGCCGAGCGCTGCGGCGCGAACAACGGGGCGGTTCAGACCCGCGGTGGACATCGGACGCAGGGCTCCTCCGGCTTGCCCTGGCGGCGGCCTCAGCCGGCTGGTTTCGCGCACTCGCCGGTGTCGACCTGCTATACACATTTGCAGACGTGAACGGTTCCACACAGTGGCGAAACATCTCTATCTTCTCGCTTCCTTCATTTCGAGCCTTTCCGCCATGAAGCTACTGTCTCTTGTCGTCGCAATGTGCGTGGCCGGCCTGTCGGCGTGGCCGGTGCTGGCTGCCGAAGGCGCGGCCCCCGCTGCCGCGGTCCCGGCCATCGGCGAGCCGCGCGATGTGCCTTACCCTGGACTGATCGAGTTGCAGGTGGATGCCAGTGACCTGCAGCACCGCGTGCTGCAGGTGCGCCAGACGCTGCCGGCCGCCGCGGGCGCGCTGACCCTGCTGTACCCGCGCTGGCTGCCGGGCAACCACGGGCCGGCCGGTGACGTGAATTACCTGGCCGGGCTGAAGATCACCGATGCCCAGGGGCGCACGGTGCCCTGGACGCGCGACCCGGTCGACTCGTTTGCCTTCCATCTCGTCGTGCCGGCCGGCGGCAGCCCGCTGACGCTGGAGTTCCAGCATTTGTCGCCGCTGAGCGAGCGCAGCGGCCGGGTGTCGGTCAGCCAGGCCATCCTCGGCGTGCAATGGCAGACGGTGGTGCTGTACCCGGCCGGCCACTACACCCGCCGCATCGAGGTGCAGCCCAGCCTGCGGCTGCCGGCCGGCTGGCAGCAGGCGGCGGCGCTGCGCGGCGGCGACGGCCAGCCGCCGCAGCCCGATGCACAGGGCTGGGTGCGCTACGGCAAGGTGAACCTGGAAACGCTGGTGGATTCGCCGGTGTTCGCCGGGCGCCACATGAAGCGGGTGACGCTGGACGGGCCCGGCCAGTCGCGGCCGGTGGTGCTCAACGTCGTTGCCGACGAGGCCGAGCAACTGCAGGCCACCGAGGCGCAATGGCAGGCCCACCGCAACCTGGTGGTGCAAAGCGACCGGCTGTTCGGCTCGCGCCACTTCGCGCACTACGATTTCCTGCTGGCGCTGAGCGACAGCTTCGGCCGCATCGGGCTGGAGCACCACCAGTCGAGCGAGAACGCGGTGAAGCCGGGCTACTTCAAGGACTGGGCGAAGAGCATCGAGTCGCGCGACTTGTTGCCGCACGAGTACGTGCATTCGTGGAACGGCAAGTTCCGGCGGCCCGCGGATCTCTGGACGCCCACCTACAACGTGCCGATGCGCAACTCCCTGCTGTGGGTCTACGAAGGCCAGACGCAGTACTGGGGCCGCATGCTCACCGTGCGCAGCGGCCTGGCCACCCCGGAGCAGGGCCGCGACGCACTGGCCCAGGTGGCCGCCACCTACGACCACCGCACCGGCCGCCTCTGGCGCAACCTGCAGGACACCAACGACGACAACATCTTCACCGCCCGCCGCCCCAAGGACTGGCCGGACTGGCAGCGCATGCGCGACTACTACGACGAAGCCACCCTGATCTGGCTCGACGTGGACACCCTGATCCGTGAACGGTCGCAGGGCAAGCGCTCGCTGGACGACTTCGCGCGCCGCTTCTTCGGCGTGGAGGATGGCCGCGTCGAGCCGCTGACCTACACCTTCGAGGACGTGGTGCGCACGCTCAACGAGGTGCAGCCGCACGACTGGGCCGCCTTCCTGCGTGAACGGCTCGACAGCCATGAGCCGCGCGCTCCGCTGGACGGCCTGGTTCGAGCCGGCTGGAAGCTGGTCTATGACGACAAGCCGAGCGAGTTCTTCAAGGCGGCCGAGGCGCAGCGCAAGAGCACTCACCTGCTGTACTCGGTCGGCCTGCTGATCAACGAGGACGGCAGCCTGGCCGAGGTCGCCTGGGACAGCCCGGCCTTCCGGGCCGGGCTGGCGCCGGGCATGAAGCTGTTGGGCGTCAACCTGCGCGCCTACAAGCCCGAAGTGCTGCAGCAGGCGATCACGGCCGCGCGTGCCGAGGGGGCACCGCCGATCGAGCTGCTGCTGCAGGAGGGCGACCGCTTCCGCATCGCCAAGCTCGACTACCGCGGCGGCCTGCGCTACCCGAAGCTGGAGCGCATTGCCGGCACGCCGGACCGGCTCAGCGCCATCCAGGCGCCGCGCTGAGGCCCGGCTGGCTGCCTGGGCGGGGCGCCGGCAGCAAATGGGCGGGACCTGCCAAAGGGTTGCTCGCGCAGCCCGGTTGCGGGCCGTATACTGTTCATATATACAGTATCTTCCCGCCACCTCTTTCTGCCCACCCCGATGCATGCGCCTGGCACGCGGCAGGACCTGCCGCCTTCCTCACCGGCCCGCCCGGTCTCGCCGCCCGACATGGCGGCGCCGGGCGGCCGGCTGTCGGTCGACGAGTTGCAGGGCCGGCTGGGGGCCGCCATGTGGCGGGCCGACCAGCTGGCCAACAGCAGCGAGCCGGTGCTGCCCAGCGGCCATGCGGCGCTCGACGCCGAGTTGCCGGGCGGTGGCTGGCCCTGCCGTTCGCTGATCGACATCCTGCAGCCCGCCGGCGCCGCCTGCGAATGGCGGCTGCTGGGCCCCTGCCTGCCGCGCCTGTGCGACGGCGGCCGCAGCCTGGTGCTGGTTGGCGCACCGGCCCTGGCGCCCGGTGCGCCGGCGCTGCAGCCGCAGTTGCCGGGCCTGTTGTCGAGCGGCCTGGAACTGCGGCAGTTGTTGTGGCTGCCTCGGCTGGCCGGCGCGCAGGCGCTGTGGGCAATAGAGCAGGCGCTGCACTGCCGCGACAGTGGCGCGGTGCTGGGCTGGTTGCCGCAGGCACGGCCGGAGGCGCTGCGCCGCTTGCACGCCCATGCACAGGCGGCTGGCGTGCCCTTGTTCATGTTCCGCCCGGAGGCGGCCCGCCATGCGGCGTCGGCGGCGCCGCTGCGGTTGCTGCTGGCGCCCGCGGAGCTCGGCGGGCTGCAGGTGACGCTGCTCAAGCGGCGTGGGCCGCCGCGGCAACAGCCGCTTGCGCTCACCGCCCAGCCACCCGGCGTGGCGCCGCTGGTCGCCGTGAAGTGGCGCGCGGTGATGCTGGCGCGCCAGGCACCGGCTGCGGTGCCCGATCTTGCCGAGCTGCCCGGATCTCAGGAGCCTGCCGATGCTGTACTGGCTGGCACTGGCCTGCCCCGCGTCGCCGTCCCCGCCTGAGGCTGGTGGCGCCTGGAGCCCGCCGGGCGCCCGCGATGCTGCGCAGCAGCAAGCCATTGGCTGGTGGGCGCTGCAGTTCACGCCGCGGGTGTGCCTGCTCGACGAAGCGGTGCTGCTGGAGGTGCAGGCCAGCCTGCGGCTGTTCGGTGGCGCGCGGGCGCTGCGGGAGCGCATCACCCGCGAGGCCGCCGAGCTGGGGTGCACCGCCGTCGCCCGTGGCCCGACGGCGCTGGCGGCACTCGCCTTCGTTCGTGCGGCAAGGGGCGGCGGCGCCGCAGCGTCGGCCGTAGCGGCACACGCGCCGCGCCGCTGGGGTGCGCGGCTGGACGCCTTGCCGCTGACAGCCCTGAGCGCCGCCGCGGCACAGGAACCCTTGCTGGCCCGGCTGGGCTGCCGCCGCCTCGGCGACCTGCGTGCATTGCCGCGACCGGGGCTGGCGCGGCGCTGCGGCGCCGGCTTGCTGGAGGCGCTCGACCAGGCCTATGGCGAGCGGCCGGAAAGCCACCCGTGGCTGGCCCTGCCGGAGGTGTTCGACGCCCGGCTGGAGCTGCCCGGCCGGGTCGAGGAGGCCAGCGCGCTGATGTTCGGTGCACGCCGCCTGCTGCTGCAGCTGTGCGGCTGGCTGGCCGCCCGGCAGGCGGGCGTGCGGCAGTTCGTGCTGCGCTGGCGCCACGACTTTCACCGCCCGGGGGTGGACGATGCCGGCGAGCTGCCGCTGCGCACCGCGGAACTGACGCGGGACCCCGATCACCTCTGCCGCCTGCTGGGCGAGTGGCTGGGACGGGTGGCCCTGGCCGGGCCGGTCGGCGAGCTGGGCCTGCGCGCCGACCGGGTGGAGCCACTGGTCTGCGGCAACCAGGCGCTGCCCTTGCAGGCCGGCCCGGGGGCTCCCCGCGACGGCGAGTCGCTGGCGCAGTTGATGGAGCGGCTGTCGGCGCGGCTCGGGGCCGGCGAGGTGCTGCGCCCGCAGCTGCGCTCGGACCACCGGCCAGAGGCCATGCAGCGCTGGGTGCCGGCCACCGAGTGGCAGGCCCTGCCGGCTGCGGCCGCGCCCACACTGCCGCAGCCGGCCTGGCTGCTTGCCGCGCCGCTGCCACTGGCGGTGCGGCACGAGCGGCCCCAGCATGCCGGCCTGCCGCTGCAGCTGCTGGCCGGGCCGCACCGCATCGAGGTCGGCTGGTGGGACACCGACGGCCTGCCGTCGGTGGCACGCGACTACTTCATTGCCTTCAGCCCGCGCTCGGGGCTGCTGTGGATCTACCGGGAGCTGGTGTCCGGCACGCCGATGGACAGTCGCAGCGGCAGCGGCTGGTACCTGCACGGGGTGTTCGGCTGATGCGCTGGCCCGGCTTCCAGTCAGGGCGGCACCGCTGGCGGCGGCTGGTCGGGCGAGCGCCTGGCGCCCGGCGCCGGGCAGGGCTTGCCCGATGCACGAGCAGGGGGGCGCCATGAACGCTGCGACCCTGCTGCCGTCCTATGCGGAGCTGCATTGCCTGAGCAACTTCAGTTTCCAGCGCGGTGCCTCGCATCCCGCCGAGCTGGTGGAGCGGGCCGCTGCGCTGGGCTACAGCGCGCTGGCCTTGACCGACGAATGTTCGCTGGCCGGTGTGGTGCGCGCCTGGCAGGGCTTGAAGGACCTGCAGCAGCAGGCCGCCGAGCAGGGCGGCGAGCCACCTGCGCTGCGGCTGCTGATCGGCAGCGAATTCCTGGTGCAGGCCGAGACGCCGCTGCGGCTGGTGGTGCTGGCGTGCCGGCGGGACGGCTATGGCAACCTCAGCGAGTTCATCACCGGCTTGCGGCGTGCCAGCCCCAAGGGCCAGTACCGGCTGGAGCTCGGGCAGGTGTCGGCCGAGGCGCTGGCCGACTGCGTGGTGCTGCTGGTGCCTGACCGCAGTGCCGGGCTGGAGACCGTGCTGGCCCAGGCTTCGTGGCTGCAGCGGCACTTCGCCGGCCGCGGCTGGCTGGCGGTGGAGCTGCTGCAACAAGCCGACGACGTGGCCTGGCTGCACAAGCTGCGCGAGGCCAGCCGCCTGAGCGGGGCGCCGCTGGTGGCGGCCGGCGACGTGCACATGCACCTGCGCTCGCGCAAGCCGCTGCAGGACGTGCTCACCGCCATCCGCCTGGGGCGGCCGGTGGCCGAGTGCGGCACGGCGCTGCAGCCCAATGCCGAGCAGCACCTGCGATCGCGCTTGCGGCTGGCGCAGGTCTATCCGCCGGAGCTGCTGCAGGCCACGCTGGAGGTGGCCGCACGTTGCAGCTTCAGCCTGCAGGAGCTGCGCTACGAATATCCCGAGGAAGTGGTGCCGGCAGGCGAGACCCCGGCCTCCTACCTGCGCCAGGTGACCGAGCAGGGCGCGCTGGAGCGCTTCCCGAACGGTGTGCCGGAGAAGGTGAGGGCGCTGATTGAGAAGGAGCTGGCCCTCATTGCCGAGAAGGGCTACGAGAAGTACTTCCTGACCGTCTACGACATCGTCAGGCACGCGCGCTCGCTGAACATCGTGTGCCAGGGCCGCGGCTCGGCGGCCAACTCGGCGGTCTGCTTCTGCCTGCGCATCACCGAGATCGACCCGGCCCGTGCCGACCTGCTGTTCGAGCGCTTCATCAGCAGGGAGCGCGACGAGCCGCCCGACATCGATGTGGACTTCGAGCACCAGCGGCGCGAGGAAGTGATCCAGTACCTCTATGCCAAGTACGGCCGCGAGCGCACGGCGCTGACCGCCACCGTCATCAGCTACCGCTCGCGCAGCGCGATTCGGGATGTTGGCAAGGCACTCGGCTTCGACGAGGCAGCCATCGACCTGCTGGCCAAGGACCACCACTGGTGGGACAGCCTGGCGGTGATGTCCGAGCGCCTGGCCGGCCACGGGCTGGACGTGCAGGACCGCCGGGTCCTGCAGTGGATCGAGCTGACGCAGCAGCTGCGCGGCTTCCCTCGCCACCTGAGCCAGCACACCGGCGGCTTCGTGATCGCACGCGGCAAGCTCAGCCGCATCGTGCCGATCGAGAACGCCGCGATGAAAGACCGCTCGGTGATCGAGTGGGACAAGGACGACCTGGACGCGCTCGGCCTGATGAAGGTGGACGTTCTGGCGCTGGGCATGCTGAGCGTGCTGCGCCGGGCGATGGAGTTCATCGCGCAGCGGCGCGGCCATCCGTTCCGGCTGGAGGACATCCCCGACCGCGACGAGCCGACCTACGACATGATCTGCCGCGCCGACACCATCGGCGTCTTCCAGATCGAGAGCCGGGCCCAGCAGAGCATGCTGCCGCGGCTGCGGCCACGCACCTTCTACGACCTGGTGGTGGAGGTGGCGATCGTGCGGCCCGGCCCCATCCAGGGCGGCATGGTGCACCCGTATCTCAAGCGCCGCGAGAAGGACGAGGCGCGCCGCCGGGCCGGCGAACCGCGGCCGAAGCTGGAGACACCGCAGCTCGAAGAAGCGCTGGGCCGCACGCTGGGGGTGCCGATCTTCCAGGAGCAGGTGATGCAGCTGTGCATCCTTTGCGCGGGCTTCACGCCGGGTGAGGCCGACCGGCTGCGTCGCGCGATGGCGGCCTGGAAGCGCCATGGCGACGTGCTGCCCTTTC
This genomic stretch from Eleftheria terrae harbors:
- the imuA gene encoding translesion DNA synthesis-associated protein ImuA — protein: MHAPGTRQDLPPSSPARPVSPPDMAAPGGRLSVDELQGRLGAAMWRADQLANSSEPVLPSGHAALDAELPGGGWPCRSLIDILQPAGAACEWRLLGPCLPRLCDGGRSLVLVGAPALAPGAPALQPQLPGLLSSGLELRQLLWLPRLAGAQALWAIEQALHCRDSGAVLGWLPQARPEALRRLHAHAQAAGVPLFMFRPEAARHAASAAPLRLLLAPAELGGLQVTLLKRRGPPRQQPLALTAQPPGVAPLVAVKWRAVMLARQAPAAVPDLAELPGSQEPADAVLAGTGLPRVAVPA
- a CDS encoding Y-family DNA polymerase, whose translation is MLYWLALACPASPSPPEAGGAWSPPGARDAAQQQAIGWWALQFTPRVCLLDEAVLLEVQASLRLFGGARALRERITREAAELGCTAVARGPTALAALAFVRAARGGGAAASAVAAHAPRRWGARLDALPLTALSAAAAQEPLLARLGCRRLGDLRALPRPGLARRCGAGLLEALDQAYGERPESHPWLALPEVFDARLELPGRVEEASALMFGARRLLLQLCGWLAARQAGVRQFVLRWRHDFHRPGVDDAGELPLRTAELTRDPDHLCRLLGEWLGRVALAGPVGELGLRADRVEPLVCGNQALPLQAGPGAPRDGESLAQLMERLSARLGAGEVLRPQLRSDHRPEAMQRWVPATEWQALPAAAAPTLPQPAWLLAAPLPLAVRHERPQHAGLPLQLLAGPHRIEVGWWDTDGLPSVARDYFIAFSPRSGLLWIYRELVSGTPMDSRSGSGWYLHGVFG
- a CDS encoding error-prone DNA polymerase: MNAATLLPSYAELHCLSNFSFQRGASHPAELVERAAALGYSALALTDECSLAGVVRAWQGLKDLQQQAAEQGGEPPALRLLIGSEFLVQAETPLRLVVLACRRDGYGNLSEFITGLRRASPKGQYRLELGQVSAEALADCVVLLVPDRSAGLETVLAQASWLQRHFAGRGWLAVELLQQADDVAWLHKLREASRLSGAPLVAAGDVHMHLRSRKPLQDVLTAIRLGRPVAECGTALQPNAEQHLRSRLRLAQVYPPELLQATLEVAARCSFSLQELRYEYPEEVVPAGETPASYLRQVTEQGALERFPNGVPEKVRALIEKELALIAEKGYEKYFLTVYDIVRHARSLNIVCQGRGSAANSAVCFCLRITEIDPARADLLFERFISRERDEPPDIDVDFEHQRREEVIQYLYAKYGRERTALTATVISYRSRSAIRDVGKALGFDEAAIDLLAKDHHWWDSLAVMSERLAGHGLDVQDRRVLQWIELTQQLRGFPRHLSQHTGGFVIARGKLSRIVPIENAAMKDRSVIEWDKDDLDALGLMKVDVLALGMLSVLRRAMEFIAQRRGHPFRLEDIPDRDEPTYDMICRADTIGVFQIESRAQQSMLPRLRPRTFYDLVVEVAIVRPGPIQGGMVHPYLKRREKDEARRRAGEPRPKLETPQLEEALGRTLGVPIFQEQVMQLCILCAGFTPGEADRLRRAMAAWKRHGDVLPFRDKILKGMTERGYRAEFAEQLFEQIKGFGEYGFPESHAASFALLAYDSSWIKCHEPAAFLAALLDSQPMGFYSPSQLVQDARRHGVDVRPPDVQYSGAGSSFEDLQVGAPVQPAVRLGLERIAGLSGPAIARILQARAVRPFESVQDLARRAGLEPHDLKRLAGADALRSLAGHRRQQVWEAAAWQAAPGLLQDAPVQEAPLSLFEAPEGEEIVFDYAALKLSLRRHPLALLRPRLAARGLSTAEALQAGPDGRAAGACGIVTMRQQPGTANGTIFVSLEDETGSVNVIVWPKVREQYREALLHARLLAVRGVWQHRQGVAHLIARRLEDLTPLLGRLGTDSRDFH